A stretch of DNA from Hemitrygon akajei chromosome 4, sHemAka1.3, whole genome shotgun sequence:
ACTTCTTCCCTAGATTCCTCTATTTTCCTTTAGCCTTTATTTCTGATATCAATTATAttttcatgaccatacactgctTCCAGTTTTATGCTATGCAGAGATTACTTAGTGGGCTGCACAATGGTGCAGTGCCAGAGGTCTGGGTTCAACCCTGACTGCATGAGTTATCTGTGTGAAATTTGCACAATCTCTATGACCCTGTGCTTCCTTCCACTCCCAAAGGAATACAGGTTAACAGTGGCCAAATAACCTATTAATTAACCTGTAGGCAACTGATGTTCTTGCTCTGCGTATTAGCTTACAGCAATGCACTTTCTGGTCTTTGGTCATAGCACTTCAATTAAACTGACTCATTAAAACAAATGCAGGCCTTTACTAATCAACACATTGTATAAAGTAATTGGAAAGCACTTTCAAGCAGCAATGTACCAATAGTCAAATGCTTGCAGTATATAGTGATTTATTCTATGAAGTCACCAGATCCAAAGTTTAAAAACTCATACAATAAAGCCATTTTAAATGGTGAATACTAAATGGAATAATAGGATGTAAGCCTTTCCTAGATTAAAAACATTGCATAATGAAGAAATTTAAGACTTACTTCCTGAAAAAGCTCAATATAGTAAAATCCACAAGTAACAGTCTACCAATCAAACATTTTGCTTACGTTAAGAGTTCCTCCCTTCCCTTCCAAAATGCCAGTGAATAAATGAGTGAAATTTACAGGAATCTAACTATTAGCTGAAGAGTCTGGCAGACATTGCTTTGATCCTTTTGAGAAACTGGATGCTACAGATATTAAAGTTATAATCAACATCAGTAGAGAGAAATCACTTACTGTTTCAGCTCCTCAACCTGGAAGTTGGTAAGATCTGGAATGTTTTCCTCATTTTCTTCCTCCTCATCATCTTCACCAATAGCAGAAGCTTGAGAATCACCCTCTGGAAACATCAGACtccaaattaattaaataattcaCAATATTTTGAGTTATTTGCTACTGGTTTAATTTAGGTTTTGCAGGTAAAAACAGttgttcaaaaaaaaaactcacgTGTTGGTGTGGATTCCACTAGATTTGACTTCAAAATTCCTGTAGAAATCAGCTTTGAAAACAGCTCATTCACATCCAGTTGTCCCAAATGATTCTCCAAAGGTGCAAAAGATGATCCTACAATTGTATAACACTTAATTACACAATAAGTAATTGCTAACAGAATAGCCTCAGATATTGTTATACTTATCTAACAGTGACAAACCAAAGACTAAGTTGACGTTTTATATTGCTATAAGATTAATGCCAAATATTACCGGTCATTTCAAGTACAAGGTTTCATGCTATAAAGCTAAAGTTACTCATTTCTCTTACTGAAGAGCTTATTGCAATTAAAATGTAAACATTTTCTTCCATCTACCGGTAGTTACCAAAAGGCAGATTTCTAATTCACAAGTCTTGAACCCAAGACAATTATTTGCATATTAATTGTTATACAATTTAAATACTTCCTCCAAATTCCTCAACCCTGTTAAATAAAGTTTCTTCCTCGAGTGGAAGTCCATCTTCTGCCTTTCTTAACATGCCTGAACTTACTAATAGGACACATACTCTTAAGATCTGGGCATAAGGCATTCTCCAGATCAGGGGACATTGAAAATTTGGTAAGCACAAAGGCCAAAGTAGAAGAACAGATGTCACTAGGCTGAAGAGTTACAGAATTATAATCAGTAATTCAATGTAGACAAATGATTTTAAAAGTATGCCATCAAAAACCACAGGTTAACATTTATGGAGGGCACAATGTAAGAGGAAATAGAACAGTCACGCAGAATTGTCATGTCAAAAGTGTGGATGGGACTTGCAACAAATAGCCTGAGGCAAGACAGAGACCTGCAATGAACTAAGGCAGGCTTGATGACTTGGACACAGAATTGAAAGTGTCAATAAGATGGAATTAATGGAAACTACCTgacattaaaaaaatcaaatagATGGAATTATGCAGGAGAATCAGCATTGAGTCCATTCTAATAAATACATTTGAAAACATTCCTGCACAAAATCCGATGTTGGATTATGATAAATCAGGCCAGCTCATACATGGAATCTGTATTTATCATTGAGAAATAAAGATGTGATAGAAGCACCAAGTTTCTCCACTCTACAAAAAACAGAAACGAAACTGGTTTTCTAGGCATGATTTGATAGGAATAAAATGAGCGAACTGCAGCATATCCTGACAGCTAAAGAGAAAGACAGTCAAATGACTTACAAAAAAAATAGTAAAAGGTGCATCAAGCAGACAAGATTCTAAGACAATTCTATGTACTAGAGAAAAGCAAAATAGAGATCAAGACTGATTACATCAGGACAAGGTACAAGATCAGGCAGAAATTTGATGATAATTTAATCGAAAACTGAAGTCACTAATTTATTAGCAGAAAATGTGTTACCTTGCGGTATCTGTGTAACCGGAACAGAAGATTGAGATGGCAAGTACTGTTGCCCTTGACTGAATGAAATCTGACTGCTGGGAAAACTAGTCATGGCATTAACCTATAAAACAAAAACACATGATGAAAACTAGATTATCCAAAACTTTGAACATCAAGAATAAAAATGCCTAACATCAAGtttctggcatcctcccccttcTTGAGTGATGAAGGTCTTGACATGAAAGCAACTATTTACtaatttccatacatgctgcccgACTTCCAAAGATCCATGGGAcctcggatttccagtatctgcagaatctcattatTAAGTTTCTCTTTAGTGTTTGCACCTCATGTATCTACAGATGCATCATAGGCAGTGGTTATCTAGTGCTTTACATATATAAACTAACATAGCTATACCAAAATCATCTCAAAGTTAAACCAGCTCAAAACTAATTTCACTATATGGACCCAGAAATGTTGCAAGGATCTTCTGACCTACATGTCCCAATACATTTACTCATCCACAAACTAATGGAGCTAAAAATAATAATTTGCCAGTACTTACAGGCTGTTGTTGGCGAGGCAAGTTTTCAGGTAATGAAGAAAGGTTATTGTTATAAAAGGTCCCGCGTGTTGATTCGTACTGATCGTGTGGTCCTTCCACTCGGGGTAATGGTGTCTGACCATCGAAGCAAGGACCAGCTGCTGGCATGAAGGTTGGATTGGCCAAAGTTGTTGTTCCATGTATGCCAGATTCATTAAAATGAGATCCTTGAGGCATGTTAAATCTGGGTCCAGATTGTCCATCAAGGCCTCTTCCCTGAAATTGAGAGCTTGGTGGATGACTGTTAAACAAATGACCAACAACACTGTTTCTAGGATCAGGATGCACTGGAGCTCCATCAAACTGTGGCCCACGAGAACTTTCAAAATGTGTCCCTTGTTGTGCAGCTATTATGTCAAAACGACTCCCAGTAGGTCCATCAAAACGAATGGCAGGTTGCCCTGGATGACTGCCTGAACCATCAAAATGTGCACCTTGCTGCCCAATCTGTGGGCCATCAAAGCGCATACCACATGGTGCTGCATGACCACCAGGGCCATCGAAACGTGCACCTAGTTGACCTGGACGTGGGCCATCAAAGCGTGCAACTGGTGGCCCTAGGCGTGAACCTGGACCATCAAAGTGCATATGGGGTGGTCCAGATTGTGGACCATCAAAACGCAAATGTGGCTGCCCTACAAGACCATCAGGGTTATCAAAGCGTATGCACGATTGTCCTGGATGTGGGACATCAAAGTGCATGGCTGGCTGCCCAGGATGTGGATCAAAACGAGGGTGCCCTAGATGACCTCCAGGATTGTCCAACTGTGTGCCTGGCTGAACTGCAGGCAGTCCAAAGCGTGAGCTTGGCTGGCCTGGATGACGACCTGGGTTGTCAAAATGACCAGGATGTGAACCATCAATGCGAGCACCAGGCTGTGGACCCTCAAACAGAACCCCTGGCTGACCACCTGCATTTTCAAACCGTACCCCAGGCTGCACTATATGTGGACCATTAAAACGCACCCCAGGCTGAACAAGGTGTGGGCCATCAAATCGTGGCCCATGCTGTCCCATGCGGGGGCCATCAAAACGTGGCCCATGCTGTGCCATGCGGGGGCCATCAAAATGTGGCCCGAGTTGCCTTGGACGAGCACCTTCAAAACGGAGCCCAGAGCGTGGGCCACCAGGACCATCAAAGCGTACACAGGGCTGCTCTAGACGCAGGTTACCTGGACATTCAAAGCATGCAGCAGGGTGCCCCCTGTGGGGACCATCAAAACATGCACCAGTCTGTCCGTCAAAATGTTTACCGGGTTGCCCCGGAATGCCCTCAATCCAAAGACCAGAGTGGTCAGAGCTATTAACAGGTTGGACAAGTTGCTCCGGGAGATCCTGCAACCTCATCCTAGATCCAGTAATGTGCATGTCACAGCTTGGAGATCCATCCCGACCACGAACCCATGTCCTGTCTGATTCAATGGGTtcatttctaattttatccacatttCTTAGAGACGAAGATTTTCCTGGCCCTGGTCTGTCACTTAGTTCTCTAAATCTCTGTGGTATTTCAGGTACACTAGATCTTGTGCGTTGATTTTCAACTAGTCCAGCAGCCCTCAATGGTGCATCATAAGCAGATTTCTCTTCTGAATGACGGTCACGTTGCCTTGGCTCATCTCTTTTGGAATCTGATAAAACAAATAAGAAATTACTTTGGATCAAATTAATATACAAATCACAGAGCAGGGTGAAATTGATCATCTGTCAAAATTATATTCAAAATACTTCTACAAACCTAATATTTGTAATATATTTCAAAGTTATTATATTTGAGGCAAGATTAACTTCAGTACACAGCTTTGACTATTTAGCATTCATGGTCATTCAAGTATGTCTGTGCAACTGCAAACCAACTATAGTTGAATTGAGTGCTACATAAATTGAAATTCAGGAATTTTCAAATAACAAAATGTACACCAGTTGATACTTCACACTTTGTCAAATTTACATAAGCATCCCAAACATCTAGTGAATAAGTACAAGTAGACAGTGGTTAACAACTGGTCTCAAGAATGATAATGGTGTGATGATGCTGTGGATATACTGGACGTGCCCAGTGACTCAAGTAGGAAAACATTTACAGAAGAGTCACTGAAATACATAACAAGAGGCAACTTTATCTCCCATGAAATCTGTTGCAAACAGTAAATGTAGTTTAACATGTACCCAAATGTTAGGGTAAAAACCTCAACAGGGAAAACCATGGTATCagatggattttttaaaaatccatgtgGAAGGATGCCCATTGCTTACTTTAAAATTATTTGCCAGTAACTAGACATGTACATCGTGACCAAGAATAAGATTATCAATTAATTACACTTCTAAATTTACCTGGTCTTTCTCTTGGACCAAGTTCTTTGAGATCTCTTTCAGGTTGATGTGCTCCTTGCCGCTGATCCTTAAGATGTTCGCTCCGTGCTGGTTCTAGCTGTCTCATTCCATGGCTAGAATCGGTTTTGTATCGATCTTCAGGATTTGGTGAATTTCTTTTAGTTGGCAAAGGATCATCTACCTGTTTTTTGCTGTCACGAATGTTACTTTGGTTTCGCTCATCTACTAAAGGACTCATGCGTTGATGTGGCGGTGACACACGGTCACAATGTTTGTCATGTGACTGTCTATTATCACCAATAGGAGAATGTCTCATAGTTTTATCGCAAGGTTTTCTTCTTTCTGAATGCCTTCCTTCAGTGTGATGCATACTCTCACTTGCTTCTCTTTTCTCCCCAAGCCTCCTTTCCTGAAAAGTGCCTCTATTGTCATGTCTGTAGCTGTTCACAATTGGGGACTTGCTTCCTTGATCGGCATCTTCTCTCACATCAAGAGAAAGATCACTAGATACATCCTTACGGCTCTCTCTTGTTTTCCAACGAGGTTCTGCATCATGCAGTTGTTCTGATTGAACCCTGGTTCGTTTTAATTTAGACATATGCTCAAAATAGCTCAGTTCTGCTTCAGATAAAGATCCACCTTTACCTTGGGTTCTAACTGGAGATTCTCCCTTAAGTTCAGTTTTAAAACCCCTTGGAGAAACATGGGAGGCTTGCCAATCACCAGACCTGTTCTTTTCCTCTTGGTACTGGAACAATTGATTGATTTGATGAGCAACAACAAGAAACTCATCATAACTTATCTCTGCAGCTGCTAGTCGTTGATTTGCCTAAAACCAGTAATAAACAGTATTAGGTGCAAATATCTAGATAAAACATTTAACATATTTTATCAGAAGAATGAAAATAACAGTCAAACTTAGTTACTACTAAACTTGTCCGAACAAATGAGATCTCAGTGCAAGTGAAAACATTGACATCAGATGAAAAAAAAGCTATCATGAAGTTACAATTCAATTGTGACGTTTTAGAAACGAGAAGAAAACAGCACCTAGCGCAAATATGTGTTACCAATTGGTACAAGGAATATTCCAATTTCAGATCCAAATAATTTAGATCTCCAATTTTTTAAGCATTCCAAAATCTTTTTAAGCAAAGAACTTTTTCTTCATATAAATGCTTCTGCTACAAATGTTTTTTTCCTCTAGTTCAATTTTCATGTGCAAGAGAATTAGTAATAATCTCTAACATAATCTCATTATACGATACTAATTCTTCATAACTCTACCACAAAATGCTTCTCAACCCCAGCTCTTACTTTTCTAATAAACTCTTACTTTTTTCAGTAAATCTCTCTTGCTAGCATTTGTCAATTCTTTGGGGATTTGTAAGTTTGCATCAACACTCATTCTTTGCTGGCGTGGTGTTCGAGGAGACAGAATTCCTTTACTTCCAGGATAAACTTCCTTCTGATGTGGATATTTTGTATGTACTTGAGTATCCTGTTTTTGCTTCAAGCTAAAATGTAAACATTTTCATTAGTCTTCATTATCAACCACATTATGTCAAATAATTTACTGGTTCTAGTTTTAACAGAACTCAATCTCTGCCCCTTATTAGGCATTTGAAGCCCCTCTCTGGAACATTTTGTAAAATAGACCAAGATTAATTTGTGAATGCCTAGCAATGACAGTTTTTCAGGCACCTGCTAGCATCAGTATCTCCAATATTTTGCACAATCTGGTTGTACACAAAATCCCAAATTTATGTATAAGAACAATCCCAAATCTTGTATCACTACTAAGTAATGGAAGAGTGAAGGTGAAGAGTGTTTAATAGCATCTGAAGGAAACTGACTTGTATTTAATTTTAACAATTCCGGAAAAACACCAGAAAATTGGACATGGGCATCATCTGTGGAATTGAAACACCATCACCTGGGGAGGACAGCTGTATATCCATTCTACAACATGCAAAGAAAGCACATTATCCTAAATTGTTAAATTTGGTATTTAACCTGGCAACAATTCTGATGGAAGGTCAGCTGCTGTTCTGTCAAGGTGACATTTAACTATAATGGAACAGTGCTGGAAACCAAACACGTCACAGTAGGTATGGGTTGAAAAAGCAGTCAGGCATACTGCAAATTGAATGAAGCTGCCCTGCCCCATATAATGGTCAATGAAACGTGCATTTGGTTTCTCCAACATATAATTGCATGGTAGTAAACAGTAAAAGAGGTACTACATCTTCAGTTGAAAGTGAACATAAAATGAAATCTTAAGATTCTTCTGAAAGGGGAGAAGGGGACATTTATCTCAAGGTAGAATTCATTGAGAATGGCAAAAATCACTAAGGATAATCAGTTCAATGTGGAAGCTAGTGAGGTGTAAGACTGTCCCGGTACTCAGGAGCAAGATCAGATATAATCAAGGGTTCTACAAACTATGAAATAGAAGCCACAATTAAAATAGTCACAGAGTCTGGATGGACATTACAGACCATAGCAATATCTGTAACATTTTTCCAAATCTGAGCAGAACTTCAGTTTGGGCAGAGGTGAAAAGAGTATCCTTTGCATATTGTGAAGTTCAGGTCAGAAGTTTGTATTTCAATTTAAACTCTGGAACAAAAGTACAGATCAAAATAAGATTATAGTCTGGGCCTGTGCATTCCAAACTTACCTTTTAGCTTCCTCCCATCCAGATTTCCAccttttggcagatggagggtCATGCCAGTTTTCAACATTTTCCTTTGGTTCAGGGGAGCGTCTGGGGGAATTTCTGTTTTCAGGACGTACAGCTTGTGATTCCTGACCCCTCTCATCTCGTGTCCTCTTGGGCTTCCGTGAATCTCTGGCTTCTGGTTTGGCATTAGCTTTCTTTCTAAGATCTCGATGTTCCCAGTTACTACTTTGTTTATACTCATCAGACAAGGGCCTTTTTGCCAGTTTTTCTTTGTCTTGCactttggaaagcggtgaaacaCTTATACGTCGCCTTTTGGGTGACAACCTACTTCTTTGTCTTGTTGAACGTGATATAGGTGACCGTGATCTTGGGGACCGTGACCTTGAAGATCTTGGATGTGACCTAAAATTAAATCCTCCAGATTTACTATCTCTTTCCATCTCTTTGCCATCCTTTTCATTTCCTAGAATGCCATTGATTGGTCTGTTTCTGTTTACTGAAGGCTTACGTTCAGTTCCTTTATTTTGATCTTCCTCCACCTTTTTCTCAGTACTTTCCCTCCTTTCTTTGGATTCTACTTTGCCATCAGTCTTATCCTGAGAAGACTTTCGCAATCTTGGATCTCTCTTGGCAGCTTCTACTTTTACCTTATCAGTGTCCGTTTTTCTAGCATTTTTAACAGGCAACTTATTTTTCACTGGTGAAACCATTTTAGATTTTCCTTCCGACACTTTGGATTCCCTTCTGGCCGATCTGTCATTGACCTTATCTTTGTCTGGTTTTGATACACTGGCCTGATTTGCTGACTTCTCAGAGGATACCCTAGCTGGGCTATTTTTTTTGCTTACATTTTTTTCACATTTCATTGTTTGCATTGGCCCTTCCTTCTTAGCAGGATCTTTTGTCTGGTGACTGGGCCTATTTATGCGAGGATCTCTATTTGATGCTTTGGTATCACTGGCATGTGCTGCCTGAGATCTTTCTTGTTGAGCCGATTCTTGTTGCAAAGGTCTGACTGCAGCTGGAGTTGGCTTTGCTGACCCCGTTGCAAGCATGGGAGAAACTTTTGTAATTGGTACATGTTGTTTGGAATGTCCAAGGTTTACCATTGAATCAGGAATGGGGTGTTGAGAAGCAAGTGAagcaatctgaaataaaattaggTACCATTACGAAATAAGTAAAAAGAGCATCAACATGCGTAACAGACTATGTCTTCAAACTAAAATATGGAATTAAGTAATTGTGTTTTTATAGTTTCTAAAACAATTTTTCTTAAACCTTTACCAAGGTTGcttctaactttaactatagAAACTGATGTACTCTAAAAAAGTACTTTAAAATAATTTTAGTTTTTCCTCAAATTTTAGCTTGTTTCCACCTCACTAGTTTAGCATGCATTCTCTTATTTCAGCTTCCGTGTCATTGACTCCTATAATGTAGTATTTCAATTTCTTTTTAAAAGAGTGTTCAATTTCAAGAAAGGTATTGAACTCAAGATTCAAAATATTCACTAGAACAATTAAGATTGCCCTATTGCATAGGAAACTGTCCAGGAAATGTCAGTTTCTTTCTAACAGTTTGCATCACATTAAATGAATCTAACAGAAGCATATGAAAATAGACTTGTGACGAACTGGTTCTGCCCGTTACATCCAGCAAGTATTCTGAACAGGTAATCATTTAAGACAAACCTTTCTTCAGATGACTCAAGCATTCCCATCATAACTTTTTACTTGGACTAGTCAGACACAAGAACATTCAACTCTGCAGACTATTGAGTCTGCACCAATGAACAAGAACTTTCATACTAACTCTATCCTAAAGAATTCATTCCCTCCACATTCTCATTAAACTACTCCCAAATATGATACACATCCACTCTAATGGAGTAATTTACACAAGAACCCTCATTTTCTGGGACGTGGAAGGAAAATGTGGCTTTCCTGAAATCCACTCAACCACAGGAACATGAAAACTTCAGACATCCAGAGTGAGGTACCTCTACTAGCTACACCACAATTGGCCACACTTTAAAAACTGCTCAACACTTCAAATACAAACATGAATATAACTTTTGAGAGCAAGGTAGTTTACTGAGCTGATGTTTTTGAAATGTTGGAGAAATTAACTTTATATTGATCAATAGTTGCCTCATTGATCCAACACTAGTTATTGAAAATAAAGTAGGGTTGCCTATAAAAAGTTTCTGCTCAGAAAGTGCAGCCAAAGGGAAACCATGTTTTCTGAAAGGAAGAGAttcttgtaatctttgacacccaaAGACACTTTCCAAGAACTTCAACCACTTATTTCTGTAACAAATGGTCTCAGGTGCAAATCTTTCATGGTGGTTCAGAAAAATATCCCTCAAATTAATATTAATAACCAGAATTTTACTGGGACTTCTAACTGACAGGCTGAGAAAGCATTCAATCTTCTCGCAAATTCTACACTATCATGCCATATTTGTATCAGTCATGTAATAACAAGGGACTAGTAACCAAGGTAGCATGCTCAAATTCAACAATAGTACATTCTGAAATATGCATATGAGGGAAATCAAGCTCATATCCCACTGGAAAACAAGTATCTGAGAAATTACTGACTGCCAATTTGACataatatttaatttaattaaataTACAAGTTTAATTTGTATATTTAATATCTTTCTTCATTAAAACTGTTAAGGTCAAACTACACCCGACTTGGATCTCAAGGTACAGCAAGAaaatgtttgtgaaccctttgcgaTTACCTGGTTTCCTGAATTACTCaaaatgtgatctgatcttcatctaagtcacttaGCCAATACAttgtacaccatttaaacaatcgcGGTCTAGGTTCCAAAAAGTATGAACCACTGGAGGTCTGATGCCTTCTACAAAacctatttggagtcaggtgttccaatcaattaGATAAGATTGGGGGCGTGGGTTGTagaagacacacaaagtcaggttactgacagagcctgctcttcaagATAGATGTTTacgtgcaccatgcctcgatctaAACAACTTTCAGGACCTTGGAAGAACTGTAGATACACATGAAGGTGGAAAAAAGTTACAAAACCATTCCTAAAGACTTGAGTGTTCAAACCACAGTAGGAGAAATTACCTACTaaaggaaactcagtactgtcaCAACTCTCCCTGGGAGTGgccatcctgcaaagatcacaccaagagcacaacttgCAATACTTAAGGtgaagacctgcagaaatctctagaacttgctaaaatcAGTTCATGGAAGAACACCAGAAACCACTGCTGCATGTTTCAAGTTTGcgaaagaccacctggatgtgcCACACTTTGGGG
This window harbors:
- the pcf11 gene encoding pre-mRNA cleavage complex 2 protein Pcf11; the protein is MMAEDAAKADACKEYQSSLEDLTFNSKPHINNLTILAEENLKYSPEIVKLIEAQIFKAPVSEKLPVMYLMDSIVKNVGGSYITLFAQNLGVTFSSVFEKVDESTRKSLFKLRSTWDDMFQLTKLYALDVKVNKIDPAWPIKPLPPNVNSSSIHVNPKFLNRSLEEPSTSSSTVAPVNSAKQNIAESQKNITQEQEQFIRQQLLAKQKQLLELQQKKLELELEQTKAQLIASLASQHPIPDSMVNLGHSKQHVPITKVSPMLATGSAKPTPAAVRPLQQESAQQERSQAAHASDTKASNRDPRINRPSHQTKDPAKKEGPMQTMKCEKNVSKKNSPARVSSEKSANQASVSKPDKDKVNDRSARRESKVSEGKSKMVSPVKNKLPVKNARKTDTDKVKVEAAKRDPRLRKSSQDKTDGKVESKERRESTEKKVEEDQNKGTERKPSVNRNRPINGILGNEKDGKEMERDSKSGGFNFRSHPRSSRSRSPRSRSPISRSTRQRSRLSPKRRRISVSPLSKVQDKEKLAKRPLSDEYKQSSNWEHRDLRKKANAKPEARDSRKPKRTRDERGQESQAVRPENRNSPRRSPEPKENVENWHDPPSAKRWKSGWEEAKSLKQKQDTQVHTKYPHQKEVYPGSKGILSPRTPRQQRMSVDANLQIPKELTNASKRDLLKKANQRLAAAEISYDEFLVVAHQINQLFQYQEEKNRSGDWQASHVSPRGFKTELKGESPVRTQGKGGSLSEAELSYFEHMSKLKRTRVQSEQLHDAEPRWKTRESRKDVSSDLSLDVREDADQGSKSPIVNSYRHDNRGTFQERRLGEKREASESMHHTEGRHSERRKPCDKTMRHSPIGDNRQSHDKHCDRVSPPHQRMSPLVDERNQSNIRDSKKQVDDPLPTKRNSPNPEDRYKTDSSHGMRQLEPARSEHLKDQRQGAHQPERDLKELGPRERPDSKRDEPRQRDRHSEEKSAYDAPLRAAGLVENQRTRSSVPEIPQRFRELSDRPGPGKSSSLRNVDKIRNEPIESDRTWVRGRDGSPSCDMHITGSRMRLQDLPEQLVQPVNSSDHSGLWIEGIPGQPGKHFDGQTGACFDGPHRGHPAACFECPGNLRLEQPCVRFDGPGGPRSGLRFEGARPRQLGPHFDGPRMAQHGPRFDGPRMGQHGPRFDGPHLVQPGVRFNGPHIVQPGVRFENAGGQPGVLFEGPQPGARIDGSHPGHFDNPGRHPGQPSSRFGLPAVQPGTQLDNPGGHLGHPRFDPHPGQPAMHFDVPHPGQSCIRFDNPDGLVGQPHLRFDGPQSGPPHMHFDGPGSRLGPPVARFDGPRPGQLGARFDGPGGHAAPCGMRFDGPQIGQQGAHFDGSGSHPGQPAIRFDGPTGSRFDIIAAQQGTHFESSRGPQFDGAPVHPDPRNSVVGHLFNSHPPSSQFQGRGLDGQSGPRFNMPQGSHFNESGIHGTTTLANPTFMPAAGPCFDGQTPLPRVEGPHDQYESTRGTFYNNNLSSLPENLPRQQQPVNAMTSFPSSQISFSQGQQYLPSQSSVPVTQIPQGSSFAPLENHLGQLDVNELFSKLISTGILKSNLVESTPTQGDSQASAIGEDDEEEENEENIPDLTNFQVEELKQRYDGVISRLYTGIQCYSCGMRFTASQTDVYADHLDWHYRMNRMEKDVTKKVTYRKWYYSLTDWIEFEEIADLEERAKSQFFEKAHEEVVQRTQEAAKEKEFQSVPAGPAGVHEVCEICQEAFEQYWDEDEEEWHLKNAVRVDNTTYHPACYEDYKNASFTDSTPSPSEAPLENPLHSVIKQEQLDGNSKTSDPANSCKNTEAEGSCVLTDMKNEKDTATVKVESA